A segment of the Bos taurus isolate L1 Dominette 01449 registration number 42190680 breed Hereford chromosome 19, ARS-UCD2.0, whole genome shotgun sequence genome:
CCCAGCATAGAAGGTGGAACCTTAGACAGTAGGTTTATTAAAATCATGGTGAAAAAAAGTCTCTAGGGTGATgaagtgggtaaagaatctgcctgcaaggcaggagctgcgggtttgatccctgggtcgggaagatcccctggagaagggaatgactgcaacccactccagtattctagcctgtaaaatcccatggatagaagcagcctggcaggctacagtccatggggttgcaaggagtcaggaCTGAGCACAACAGGGTGGAGGGGGGCACTCAGAGCTTTTTCGCCTTCCTCAGCTGCACCTTCTTGGCCCCGCTCTGGAGGAGGCTGGGGCTCCTGATGGCCAAGGACAACCTGGCCTTTTTCCGAGGCAGCGCGGACTGTGGTGACTTGCCTGAAACTCCCTTCTGGGGTAGCTTCTTCTGACGTTTTTTGGCAACTGGCTCCTCGGGGGATTGATGAGGCAGGGGAGTGGCTTCGTTTACCTGGGCCAGCTTCTGGGTTTTCTTCTGTGGCTTTGGGGTCTTGGTTGGGGTGCTGGGGCTCACGGCAGGGGGCTCTGGGGTTGGACTCTTGGCAGCAGGTGTCCCATTCATCTGGGACAGTGCTGGGGACTTGgtcttcttcatcttcttcttcttcttcttcttcttgccGGCGCTGGGGGGCTGGTCCCCACTGGTGGCTTCGGGCTtggccgccgccgcctcctgcGTGGTGGCCTCAGGCTTATGTTTCTTGCGCTTCTTGGTCTCTGGCAAGAAGCCCTTTTTCTTCCGCTTCATGCTAACGGGGCTCTGCTGTGTGGCCTGAGGGGCCTCCTTGGTATCCTTCTCTGACTTGGGGCGCCTGGGGGAAAGTGAGCAGAGTAAGGAAACTTGTGGCCCAGGCAGGGGTGACCTGCGCCTCTGTCGTCCTCAAGCTGCCTGAAGCTCCCACGATGGGTGAGAGGACATCAGAACGCACGCAACATGGGGGTCTTTCCAGCACCCGCCCTCCCTGAAACGTACTGGACTCCGAGGAACTTCATGGCCTGCCAGTAGAGGTCGTGGAGGCGGCTGGACCCGGCCGAGTGCTCCCCCTGCTGTAGCCTCTGCTGCAGCCTTAGCTGCTGGCTCTGCAGCACGCCCAGGACGGCGGTCAGGTCCATGGTCAGCTTCTGCAGAGAGGCGGGCAAGGCTGTGGCTGCAGTGGGGACCAGAGACGTGGCCTCTCCCCAGATCCCGGTCCCCatccctcccaccctcacccaccaCTTTGTGGCCCCTCAGCCAGCCTTTTAGCCTGTGCCTCCCTAGCCTCTCTCACCTTGGGGAGAAAAAAGGGTCCCGGGAgccaagtctgttctctcttccCACGGCCCAAAGCCCACCCACCTCAGGGGGCACCACCCAGTGACCGTTAGGTTGCCAAAGGCCCTTTTCCCATCTCTCCTTCCCTGTCACATACTGAGTGGGGTGTTTTTGAAAGCCACTGGCTTCCAGAACGGTCCCTCTCCTGGCTTTTTGCTATCACTCTGGGTGTGGCTTTTCGGGATCTGCCTGCCTGCCGCTCAGCACCTGCCCCCGCGGCACCTTCCTGGAAGCTAGAGCACTGGGGCTTTGATCAGTGTCTACGCCGAGGACCCCCACACCGTTCCCTCTGGGCCAGGCTGGGGGAACCAGAGATTTGCCCACTGCCGCCCCGTGGTCCTCACACATCTCACATGCCATACCCCAGCTCCATCTCTGCAAGTCTGGGAGCCTGGGTTCCCACCTAACAGCGTCCTCCCGTGGTCGCCAGCCCTCCCAGCCCCTTCTCAGCTTTCTCACTGGAGCACGGCACCAGCTCACCCTACCCTGGCCAAGCACAGGTTatagcacagctgctgctgccaagtggcttcagtcgcgtccgactctgtgcgaccccacagacggcagcccaccaggctcccccgtccctgggattctccaggcaacaacactggactgggttgccatttccttctccaatgcacgaaagggaaaatgaagttgctcagtcgtgtctgaccctcagcgaccccatggactgcagcctaccaggctcctctgtccatgggattttccaggcaagagtactggagtggggtgccattgccttctctgtatagcACTAGCCCGCCTCAAATAAATAAAGCCCAGTTTTCTCatcctggcatccagaccctttCCCAAATGGCTTCCCACCTCCCCCCAGCCTCTGCTCAGACTGTGTGCTCTGCCCGCCTGGCGACCTCCTGCTGTGCCCAGCGCTCACCTCATGATGGAAATTCCTGAACAGAGTGTTGAGCAGCTCCAAGGCCGCCAGATCCTTCTGGTGCCCTGACTTGGTCTCAGCCTCGCCCAGCGTCCGCAGGATCTGGGGGAGAAGGCGGCTGGGCTGAGCCACTCCGGAGAGCTGCCCGAAGCTCGTCTCCCATGTGAGAGACTAGGATCCCCAGGGAAGAAACATCTCCTGGGGGAACTCCAAATCCACCCCGAGGCACAGGGTCCAGCAACCCTCACCCCTGGGTTCCCGAGGACCACAGCCGGCCGGTAGGGGAGGCGAGTGCAGGGCTGTTACCTCGGTGACCTTCCCCAGGGTCTGGCCCATCAGCTGCTTCCACTCTGGGTCCTTAAAGCACACGCGTAGCTCCCGTGTGGGCAGGGTCTTCTGGAGCAGCAGGCAGGCCtggacctggggtgggggcaATGTGGTCACCAGGAGCCTTGGCACGCTGGGCGACCCCCATGAGCTCCAGGAGCCTGAAGAGAGGGTGCGGGCGGGGCTGCCTGCTGCGCCCAGCACAGCCCGCCTGGGTCATCACTGAAGCTCTGGGCTCAGCTGTCACCATCGCCTGCTCCCACCTGCTCTTCTCAGGTAGTGGGGAGACCTGAGGCCGAGGGGGGCAGCAGGGCTGTCAGCTGCACACGGTTCCTGGCCCTCTACTAACTCGGGACATCTTTCTCCAGCCCCCTCTTCCTACCCTGACCCCCAGGCATACCCGTCAGGCCAGGGCGTGACCTATGAGGAGCCAGAGGACTCAGGCCATGTGGGAAGTGTCCCCCCATCTCCACTTACTCTGGGCCTACAGTGGCGGGGTTGGGGGGACTGGCCAGATTGGAGGGGCAGGCTCACCCCACCCTGTCCCCCAGGGCAGCGTTCCTGAGCCTCTCAAACAGCCACCAAAGACGGAAGTCAAGTGGGTATTCACACAAACCTGGGGCTGGGGTCCGGGAAGGCCTTACCTGATGGCGGGGCCGCGTGTGGCTCGTCACATGCTCGACCACGATGGGGAGCAGGCTCTTACAGAGCATCTGTGGAGGAAATGGTGGGCAGTGAGGACGGGGCCCCACAGCGGCCCGAGGGGCGGCTGCGCCCGATACTCACCGGGTGCCGGGAAAAGAGGCTGAGGAACATGGGGACCGTGAGGGGGCTGTTGCGCTTGGTCAGGAAGGAGCTCAGTGCTGACGAGTAGATTGGGGTCACAAGGCTCAAGTCCAGGCAGCTAGCAGCCTGAGCAAGGGAGAGAGCTGGTGTGATGCCGGAGTGGGGCCTGGCACGGGAGCCCAGCCTGGGCTGCCTACAGACGGTTGAAGGCTGGGTCCCAGGGAAGCAAACAGGTAGGCTGGCTGCCCCACCGCCTCCTGGGACGCGCTCCCATCTAGTGGCGCTGGGCTTTCAGGCCGAGCCTCCCCAGGCCAGGTCTGCTCACCTCCGGGCCCTGGGGCTGGGAGCTGGCGTCTTTGCTGGCTTTCTCCTTCTTCTGGGCCTTGCGGGCGGGCTTGTCCACGGTGCTGCCCCTCAGGACGCGGAGCAGGTAGAGGGAGGCGTTGAAGTGGTAGAGGGCGACGGAGGAGTCAGCCTGCTGGCCGGCCTGCTGCACCAGCCGCTCCAGCCGGGCGTACAGAGTCTCCACGCGGTCGCCGGCCGTGCGGCAGTAATGCCGGGAGCGGCACAGGTGATGCCTgcggggggcaggggcagagctGGTCACAAcgtccccccaccccagcagacCCGAGCCCCACTTCACAGGTGGGAAACAGACCCCTAAAGACAGGGTCTGACTGAGGCTGCGGGGGGAGGCCCGGGGCCACACACAGATCTACCGAGGAGAAGCCAGAGGAAAACTGGCTCCCTGGGTGATACCCCAACACCCCGATGTGGTCCTCAGCCCCATGGGGACAGTGGCTTCCAGGCCCTTTGTAAAGCAAAACCAGGGTCTGTGTGCTCAGGACAGTGTGTGTCTGAGCAAAGACCGAGCTGAGAAAGTGTGACCTGGGCCGGTGAGGTGAGGACACTGGGGGCACACCCCCGTCTCAAGTTCTTGTCAGGCCTTTGTCTCCACACtgtcctcccccacccttccccaggAAGCAGGACTCTACCTGCTATCTATGTCTCCGTGGCTGGGCTCCCTGCTCCAGCTGCGCCCACCCTGCCTCACCCCACCTCTGCTCTTGCTGCAAAGGCCTCTGTGGCCCCTCAACACTGAGGTCGGCCAGGCCACAAGCTGCTTATGTTCTGACTGTGTCAGACACGCCTTCCTGTTCTGCCTGTGGTCTCTGGGTGGATGAGCGAGCTCCACGGCCCTCAGCACTGCTGACACCTCTCTCAGGATGCCTTCCCCAGTCCCTCAAGACTGGGTTAGGTGTCCCATCTCCCGTCCACTCGCTGCCACAGCCCCAGCCTGTCACAACTGGGCACCAAGTCTGCTTTCCCAACTACAGTGACCCTGAGGGCATCGATGGGACTGGGGGCCCTGTGCTAAGCACTGCAGGAACACATGGGTGAAGGCTCCTGAGTGATGTAGGCTCCTGAGTGATGCGGGCCCCTGgctcccaccccttccctccgGGAGCCCCCCGGCCCGGCTGTCCGGGCCCACCCTGCCGCCCTCACGTGAAGATGCGGGCCGTCTTGTGCAGCAGGTCCTGCTCCTGCTTGGCGCTGCTGTTGCTGCGCATGCTCCGCCGGATGACGAGCAGCAGCGGCTCGAGCAGCTCCAGAACCAGGGGGTTCTCGGGCTGCTTGGTCACCAGCACCTCGATCAGGTCTAGGACCTGTAGTGAGAAGGTGAGCTCAGCCAGGCGTGGGGgcgagggcagggggaggggcgtggtgagggggagggcagggcccTGGGCTCACCCGGATCTGGAAGTCCCGCCTCAGCGCCTTCTCCTTCTGCAGCTTGTTCTTCTCGTCCTTCCGGGCCTGGATGCGCAGCTTCTGCTCAGCAAAGAGGCTGGCCAGGCTCTTGTCCAGGGCCATCATGGCCTCGTCCCCCAGCTCCTCATCGTCGTTGTCATCCTCACTGTCCGCTCCGCCCTGGGGGGTGCAGGGCGGGCGGACAGAGGCCTGGTGAGCAGCCCCTCCTCGTGcaggagaaggagcagagggACGGGGGGCCGGgaccagcccccactcaccagcGCCTTCCCGGCCTGCAGCACCGCCATCAGCTGCTCCCGGAAGCCCTGGTCCACGTCCCCGTCTCGGTCCTCCTCGTCGCTGTCGTCGTCATCGCTCTCCTCCTCGCTCTCCGAGACCTTGCTGCCCTTGCTGTCCTCGCCGTCCGAGCTCTTGTCCTGTGGGGGGGCCGTGTGTCACGCCTCCGCGTGGCCCACCGGGCGTCCGCCCGCCCCCTGCCCTTTGCTGACAAGTACCTCCGCACCCCCCAGCAGCTGCTCCTCGGAGTCGTCCGTCACCACCACGTTGTCGTCCTCGTCCTGGCTCTCCTCCGGGTTCAGCACCTGCGGGGAGTCCCAGGTGCCCGTCGCGTCTGCGGTCCCTGCCCCTTCACCACCCCCTCAGGCCCCGGGACCTTCTCAACTGCCTTCCCACCCCGTCCCGTCCAGTCTTGGCCAAAGGTCCCCATTTCAGGGAGGAAGATGGAGCCTGGGAGAGAAAGCCATTCCCTGCAGTGTCCTTGACAGTCCTGACCCTGAGTCAGGGGTGCATAGCAGAAGACTCTGAAGgaggcccccaccccccaaccatgCAGGTCACAGCAAGGACGCAGCAGCCCTGGGGTCAGAGAGCCGCATCCTGGGACCCACGTCCCCAGAGGCCCCCACTTACATCCAGGATGAGCTGCAGGGCACGTAGGGTCAGATGGGCGCAGATGTGGCCGAACACGCTACGGGCCACCTGGCGCATCAAGTGGCTGGGCTGGGCCAAGAGGGATAGCAGGATCTCCACCAGCACCTCCACCCACGGCGGCTCCTGGGGGTCTGCAAGCAGGGCAGGGGTGAGCCCGGGCAGGGTGCCAGTGACCCATGCTCatcaccccccacaccccccaccagGGACGACGACCCACTGGTGGCCTTGGAGCAGGTCTGAGCGCCCCATGCTGGGTCCTACTGTCTGCCCAtcacccgcccccgccccagggACGACGACCCACTGGTGGCCTTGGAACGGGTCCGGCGGGTCTTCTCCCCCAGGCTCTTCTTGATGCAGGTCTGGATGTCGCCCAGGAGGTCACAGCTTTCTGCGGGGGACTGTGTGGGACAGGACAGAAATCAGGGGCCAGGCCCCATGCCCAGCCTTTGCTCAGCTGGGAGAGGGAGTGACCAAGAGGGAGGAGCTGGTATCAAGGCCCCGAAGACTCCAGACTGTCCTGGCCAGTCCCCCTCACAATCTAGAGCAGAGGGCTACAGCCAGACCCCAGGGGCAGCCCAAGAGCTGATGACCTAACATCCAGACACACAGTCTGTGAGCCTCACGGAAGATGAAGCCCAACCTCCCCACCGGTGCCCAGGCTGGATCAGGATCACAGGGCACCAGCAGGTCCCAGACTCCTATCTGCAGTTCTAGATTCTTCCACCACACCTGGCTCGACATCGTTACAAAAAGAACTGGAAATGACCAATTACAACAAATTTAATTTAAACTAACTTAAGtctatcttgggcttcccttggggctcagctggtaaagaatctgcctgcaatgcgggagacctgggttcgatctctgggttggaaagatccctgggagaagggaaaggctacccactccggtattctggcctggagaattccatggactgtatagtccatggggtcacaaagagtcgaacacaactgaacaactttcacagtCCTTTCAAGTCTATTTTGCTGAAGCATAAGACCAGACTCCAGCTACCAGCCAGTGAGTTGAAAATGACTGACTGCTAGTACCAAAAAGGCAGACTTTCCCTCCTTAATGTTGCAGGGCAGCTTTAatatttggggtgggggtggtggaagGAAGGCCAGAACAGGGGCTCAAAAGCCTTGGGCATCTTTGCCTCTAGCGTCCTGGCTGTGGCCGGGTAGCTTTCATCCATGTCAAGCTCAGAGGTCCAGGGTCTGGGCAGCCCCTATTGGATGTCCAGTGCCAAGGACTGGAAGGGGCATGGTGACCAACTGTTCCCCACACTGCTTGTCCACGAGCTGGGCTGAGTGGCCAAGGCCTGGAAGCAAAAACCTCAGCCGAGAGGCCAGAAGGGAGTCCTATCTCCTGAGACTACTGAAGACCTGAAGCAACCCACAAGAGGCTTGTACAACTTGAGAGGAAAACctccagagacctgggttcacagCCAGAGGAAACCACAAGGGTCAAAACAACCGTCGGCACTAAGTTCCACACATGGTCAAAATTCCTTTGTggaaagaacagaaaaggaaacGAAGTGGGTTTTACAGAACCGGTTATGAGAAGAGGTACCCATGACATGAGAAATATAGTTGATAGAACATAGAAGCCCATGGGAGGGCGGCGCCAGAAAAACACACACTACCCTCAACTCACCACTGTAGATTCCAAACATGCAAAAGCTAAACAGAAAAATCCTGGCTCCACTTCAAACTGACCACAGACAGACAGAAGAAGCATCCCCATTGGTTGACGGGTCTGCCCAGAACCAGGCCCCGCCCTCCTCGACATCCACCACCCCTGGCCAGTAAGGTAGTTTGGGGAGGTCCTATGAGATAGTAGAGTCAGAGCCCCATGTTTGAACCCCAGCCAAAAGCTGTGTGGCCTCGGGTAAGTTACCTGACCTCTGTGAGTCTATTATCCCACCTGTCAGAAACGTGCCTGCCTCCAATCTGTGGGTAATAACAAGGGACACTG
Coding sequences within it:
- the MYBBP1A gene encoding myb-binding protein 1A, with protein sequence MAEPASMEVTEPLAPGEAQKSGVRPADRHGLLKHSREFLDFFWDIAKPQQETRLEATEKLLEYLRAKPKGSSEMKYALKRLITGLGGGREAARPCYSLALAQLLQSFEDIPLGSILQQIQEKHDLQKVKKGMMRPALFGNLFGVLALFQSGRLVKDSEALMKSVKLLQALGQHYNHLQEQPQKALVDILSQVPEAALQEILPKVLKPDLNSVLGSPEHLELFLLAQQKVPEKLEKLMGPVNLFSDENIPRLVTVLKTVANSVKKERKLPTVALDLLRLALQEDKFPWFWKEVVEQGLLKKQFWPASYLCFRLLGAALPLLSKEQLQLVMQGDLIRHYGEHMVTAKLPKQFKFAPEMNEYVGAFLEGCRGDPERQLALVVAFTSITNQGLPVVPTFWRVVQFLSPTALKGYVAWLQDMFLQPDLDSLVDFSTNNQKKTQDTSFHGPERAVFRLRKWIILRLVSIVDNLHVEKEEALIEEVARFCFFHSFFETKKPTSQIPESEQHFTLPLDGRTREVVCGAFFSLLQTLSTQFRLAPEQTADGRPWTYHLVQFADVLLNHSRNVAPLTAFTTQQRQAWDRMLKTLKELDTLSSEAKATAFQHLLLLVGIHLFKSPAESCDLLGDIQTCIKKSLGEKTRRTRSKATNPQEPPWVEVLVEILLSLLAQPSHLMRQVARSVFGHICAHLTLRALQLILDVLNPEESQDEDDNVVVTDDSEEQLLGGAEDKSSDGEDSKGSKVSESEEESDDDDSDEEDRDGDVDQGFREQLMAVLQAGKALGGADSEDDNDDEELGDEAMMALDKSLASLFAEQKLRIQARKDEKNKLQKEKALRRDFQIRVLDLIEVLVTKQPENPLVLELLEPLLLVIRRSMRSNSSAKQEQDLLHKTARIFTHHLCRSRHYCRTAGDRVETLYARLERLVQQAGQQADSSVALYHFNASLYLLRVLRGSTVDKPARKAQKKEKASKDASSQPQGPEAASCLDLSLVTPIYSSALSSFLTKRNSPLTVPMFLSLFSRHPMLCKSLLPIVVEHVTSHTRPRHQVQACLLLQKTLPTRELRVCFKDPEWKQLMGQTLGKVTEILRTLGEAETKSGHQKDLAALELLNTLFRNFHHEKLTMDLTAVLGVLQSQQLRLQQRLQQGEHSAGSSRLHDLYWQAMKFLGVQRPKSEKDTKEAPQATQQSPVSMKRKKKGFLPETKKRKKHKPEATTQEAAAAKPEATSGDQPPSAGKKKKKKKKMKKTKSPALSQMNGTPAAKSPTPEPPAVSPSTPTKTPKPQKKTQKLAQVNEATPLPHQSPEEPVAKKRQKKLPQKGVSGKSPQSALPRKKARLSLAIRSPSLLQSGAKKVQLRKAKKL